One genomic segment of Amycolatopsis sp. WQ 127309 includes these proteins:
- a CDS encoding cytochrome ubiquinol oxidase subunit I, producing MEVLELARWQFGITTVYHFLMVPLTIGLSILVAAMQTRWVRTGELRHLKMTKFWGKLLLVNFAMGVVTGIVQEFQFGMTWSAYSRFVGDVFGAPLAMEGLLAFFVESTFLGLWIFGWDRLPKKVHLACAWAFSLATMASAYFILAANSWMQHPVGVTFENGKPTMNSIWAVLTNNTALAAIPHTLAGAFSVAAAFLVGIAGWHLWRRGDHQDVWRTSLRLGGWVGIAAFAVLAITGDTQGKLMFEQQPMKMASAEALCHTEQPASFSIIAIGDVAGSNCEDVKTFNVPALLSFLAHNDFKTEVKGVEDLIGEYQAKYGTNYPNDPDLGSLAGKPIDYVPNLPVTYWGFRMMIGFGAVSAGIGLLALWLTRRDRIPGSRWFPWLVLAGVATPFLGNSAGWIFTEMGRQPFVVAPNPSGVDGVWMFTAQAVSRLSTGEVWTSLIALTTVYAVLGVVELYLMRKYIRGGVDAVMPPKKQDDDNEPGDTLAFAY from the coding sequence GTGGAGGTCCTTGAGCTAGCGCGGTGGCAGTTCGGCATCACCACCGTCTACCACTTCCTGATGGTCCCGTTGACCATCGGGCTGTCGATCCTGGTCGCGGCGATGCAGACCCGCTGGGTCCGCACCGGCGAGCTGCGGCACCTGAAGATGACGAAGTTCTGGGGCAAGCTGCTGCTGGTCAACTTCGCCATGGGCGTGGTGACCGGCATCGTCCAGGAGTTCCAGTTCGGGATGACGTGGAGCGCGTACTCCCGCTTCGTCGGCGACGTCTTCGGCGCGCCGCTGGCCATGGAAGGGCTCCTCGCGTTCTTCGTCGAGTCGACGTTCCTCGGCCTGTGGATCTTCGGCTGGGACCGGCTGCCGAAGAAGGTGCACCTGGCGTGCGCGTGGGCGTTTTCGCTGGCCACGATGGCTTCGGCGTACTTCATCCTGGCCGCGAACTCGTGGATGCAGCACCCGGTCGGCGTCACGTTCGAGAACGGCAAGCCGACGATGAACTCGATCTGGGCGGTGCTGACGAACAACACGGCGCTGGCCGCGATCCCGCACACACTGGCCGGCGCGTTCTCGGTGGCGGCGGCCTTCCTGGTCGGCATCGCCGGCTGGCACCTCTGGCGCCGCGGCGACCACCAGGACGTCTGGCGGACGTCGCTGCGCCTCGGCGGCTGGGTCGGCATCGCCGCGTTCGCCGTCCTCGCGATCACCGGTGACACGCAGGGCAAGCTGATGTTCGAGCAGCAGCCGATGAAGATGGCGTCTGCGGAAGCGTTGTGCCACACGGAACAACCGGCGAGCTTCTCGATCATCGCGATCGGCGACGTCGCGGGCTCGAACTGCGAAGACGTCAAGACGTTCAACGTGCCGGCGCTGCTCTCGTTCTTGGCGCACAACGACTTCAAGACCGAGGTCAAGGGCGTCGAGGACCTGATCGGGGAGTACCAGGCGAAGTACGGCACGAACTACCCGAATGACCCGGACCTGGGCTCGCTCGCGGGAAAGCCGATCGACTACGTCCCGAACCTCCCGGTGACGTACTGGGGCTTCCGCATGATGATCGGCTTCGGCGCGGTGTCGGCGGGCATCGGCCTGCTGGCCCTGTGGCTGACCCGCCGCGACCGGATCCCCGGCTCACGCTGGTTCCCGTGGCTGGTCCTGGCCGGCGTGGCCACCCCGTTCCTGGGCAACAGCGCGGGCTGGATCTTCACGGAGATGGGCCGTCAGCCGTTCGTGGTGGCCCCGAACCCGTCGGGCGTCGACGGCGTCTGGATGTTCACCGCCCAGGCGGTCTCGCGGTTGTCGACGGGCGAGGTCTGGACGTCCCTCATCGCCCTGACCACGGTGTACGCCGTGCTGGGCGTGGTGGAGCTGTACCTGATGCGCAAGTACATCCGCGGCGGCGTCGACGCGGTGATGCCCCCGAAGAAGCAAGACGACGACAACGAACCGGGCGACACGCTCGCGTTCGCCTACTGA
- the cydB gene encoding cytochrome d ubiquinol oxidase subunit II, producing the protein MTLPTIWFCVIAFFWAGYLFLEGFDFGVGMLLPVLARDNTERRVMVNTIGPVWDGNEVWVIVAGGAMFAAFPGWYASLFSAAYLPLLLLLLALIGRGVAFEYRGKVDSDRWRRAWDRVIVAGSWIPPLGVGLILATTVLGLPLDAEGNRVGSAFAAFRWDTLLGAVAVAAFSITHGAAFLALKTTGDLRERARTLALRVLPLAMVPVVAFLAVVQWREGTLWTLLAFGISALAAVVAWLKLRADRDGQAFAALGVVIAGAAVTMFGSLFPNVLPSTLDAANTLTIADTASSPYTLTVMTWVAVFGAPAVLIYQGWTYWVFRKRIGTQHIPAVHAP; encoded by the coding sequence ATGACCCTCCCGACGATCTGGTTCTGCGTCATCGCCTTCTTCTGGGCCGGCTACCTGTTCCTCGAAGGCTTCGACTTCGGCGTCGGCATGCTGCTGCCGGTGCTCGCGCGCGACAACACCGAGCGCCGCGTCATGGTCAACACCATCGGGCCCGTCTGGGACGGCAACGAAGTCTGGGTGATCGTCGCCGGCGGGGCGATGTTCGCCGCCTTCCCCGGGTGGTACGCCAGCCTCTTTTCCGCCGCCTACCTGCCGCTTCTCCTCCTGCTGCTCGCCTTGATCGGCCGCGGCGTCGCCTTCGAATACCGCGGCAAGGTCGACTCCGACCGCTGGCGCCGCGCGTGGGACCGCGTGATCGTGGCCGGCTCGTGGATCCCGCCGCTCGGCGTCGGGCTGATCCTCGCGACGACCGTCCTCGGCCTGCCCCTCGACGCCGAAGGCAACCGCGTGGGCTCCGCGTTCGCCGCGTTCCGCTGGGACACCCTGCTCGGCGCGGTCGCCGTCGCCGCCTTCTCGATCACCCACGGCGCCGCGTTCCTCGCCCTCAAAACCACCGGTGACCTCCGGGAACGCGCCCGGACCTTGGCGCTGCGCGTGTTGCCGCTCGCGATGGTGCCGGTCGTCGCCTTCCTGGCCGTCGTCCAGTGGCGCGAAGGCACGCTGTGGACACTGCTCGCGTTTGGGATCAGTGCTCTCGCCGCGGTAGTCGCCTGGCTGAAGCTGCGCGCCGACCGCGACGGCCAGGCGTTCGCCGCGCTCGGCGTCGTCATCGCCGGGGCCGCCGTCACGATGTTCGGCTCGCTCTTCCCGAACGTCCTGCCCTCGACCCTCGACGCCGCCAACACGCTGACCATCGCCGACACGGCGTCGAGCCCGTACACGCTGACGGTGATGACCTGGGTCGCCGTCTTCGGGGCTCCCGCCGTGCTGATCTACCAGGGCTGGACGTACTGGGTGTTCCGCAAGCGCATCGGCACCCAGCACATCCCGGCGGTCCACGCACCATGA
- the cydC gene encoding thiol reductant ABC exporter subunit CydC, translated as MDSARPGKGPLGALPALVPAVRRALALVGILSFLNAAALVAQAFLLADVLAAIVGAGFGGRTAQLAALLALVATRALTGWAVRTVAARAAATAQRELRAKAVDHALRLGPEWIARRGHGELTALTTRGLDALDAYFREYLPALVTAAVVPLGAGAAILFADWPSGVIVALTVPLLPMFAILVGKYTAGRVAGATDATHRMSERLLELVRVLPVLTAFRRADAQAETVRKLSERHRRATLKTLKVAFSSAFVLELIATLSVALVAVVIGVRLAGGHLPLAIGLGVLILAPECYQPLRAVGAAFHSSEDGVEAVRRVVDLLAVPAPSRGSALIDGRDLRVSALRVARRGGFAPDGETFAIRPGETVWLRAPSGGGKSTTLSALLGFVPAHDGSITIGTTNLADADLARWREQVAWVPQSPVFTGGTVREEVGSDVVLAELGLAGLADRPVAKLSLGQRQRVAVARALLRVRDGAWLLLLDEPTAHLDEANACLVLDAVQRAVDHGAAAVIAAHERTAAVDMSISFVDAPEASTVDSSGSRLPWRALLDGRLFGGAALGAVALLAGVALTATSGWLIAKASQQPPILTLTVAVVGVRAFGLGRAGLRYVERLVTHDAAFRIAGRLRVRLWKSLVRLGPARSLRAGEGQQRLVADVDTVRDLLPRVVSPPLVVALVAAGAIAVEAWVLPAAGWTLAAAVALGLCAPLVALRAERRATSALATGRRDVATRVLVLFDAAAELLAFGRAHDRRHALAEADTRLVTQARRQAFGAGAAEALVTLACGTAAIVSMAFASQAVAVGRLDPVLAPLLALVPLALAEVLALLPPVAQHWDTLKQARHRLADTPATAGHMVPTKPQVGLVAAGSHQTEQRPAEIDAARPRTEVAVGGLHQGAFGGGERPSVELCGADLGWPDGPVVLRGVDLALAPGTYAAVVGPSGAGKSTLVAALLGFLSPSRGVVNVPDGVAWAPQEPMLAATTVGENLRLARPTATEDELRDALHQAALDDVGPETVLGSGGSGLSGGQAQRVAVSRALLGASSAGLVLLDEPTAHLDEPTARAVREQLRAVLAGRTVVHVTHRADEAEHADVVLEVRDGRVVTRVPVAG; from the coding sequence ATGGACTCGGCGCGGCCGGGAAAGGGCCCGCTCGGCGCACTGCCGGCCCTCGTGCCGGCCGTGCGCCGAGCGCTGGCCCTGGTGGGGATCCTCTCTTTCCTCAACGCCGCCGCGCTGGTGGCCCAGGCATTCCTGCTCGCCGACGTCCTCGCGGCGATCGTCGGAGCAGGGTTCGGGGGACGCACCGCCCAGCTGGCCGCGCTGCTCGCGCTCGTCGCGACGCGCGCGCTGACCGGCTGGGCGGTGCGCACGGTCGCCGCCCGCGCGGCCGCGACGGCGCAACGCGAACTGCGCGCGAAAGCCGTCGACCACGCGTTGCGCCTCGGTCCGGAGTGGATCGCCCGCCGCGGCCACGGCGAGCTGACGGCGTTGACGACCCGCGGCCTCGACGCGCTCGACGCGTACTTCCGCGAGTACCTGCCCGCGCTGGTGACGGCGGCCGTCGTCCCGCTCGGCGCCGGCGCGGCGATCCTGTTCGCCGACTGGCCGTCGGGCGTGATCGTCGCGCTGACCGTGCCGCTGCTGCCGATGTTCGCGATCCTGGTCGGCAAGTACACCGCCGGCCGCGTCGCCGGCGCCACCGACGCGACGCACCGGATGTCCGAGCGGCTCCTCGAACTGGTGCGCGTGCTGCCGGTGCTGACCGCGTTCCGCCGCGCGGACGCCCAGGCCGAGACGGTCCGGAAGCTCTCCGAACGCCACCGCCGCGCGACGCTCAAGACGTTGAAGGTCGCCTTCTCCTCGGCGTTCGTGCTCGAACTGATCGCGACGCTGTCGGTCGCGCTCGTCGCGGTGGTGATCGGCGTCCGCCTCGCGGGCGGCCACCTGCCGCTGGCCATCGGGCTCGGCGTGCTGATCCTCGCGCCGGAGTGCTACCAGCCCCTGCGCGCGGTCGGCGCGGCGTTCCACTCCAGCGAAGACGGCGTCGAAGCGGTCCGCCGGGTCGTCGACCTGCTGGCGGTGCCCGCGCCTTCCCGCGGCAGCGCGCTTATCGACGGTCGTGACCTGCGAGTTTCCGCTCTGCGGGTGGCGCGGCGCGGCGGTTTCGCCCCGGACGGCGAAACGTTCGCGATCCGCCCCGGCGAGACGGTCTGGTTGCGCGCCCCCAGCGGCGGCGGCAAGTCGACGACGCTCTCGGCGCTCCTCGGCTTCGTCCCCGCACACGACGGAAGCATCACGATCGGCACGACGAACCTCGCCGACGCCGACCTCGCGCGCTGGCGGGAGCAGGTCGCGTGGGTGCCGCAGTCGCCGGTGTTCACCGGCGGCACGGTCCGCGAAGAGGTCGGCTCGGACGTCGTCCTCGCCGAACTCGGCCTGGCCGGGCTGGCGGACCGTCCGGTGGCGAAGCTTTCCCTGGGCCAACGACAGCGCGTCGCGGTGGCGCGGGCACTGCTGCGGGTCCGCGACGGCGCCTGGCTCCTCCTGCTGGACGAGCCGACGGCCCACCTCGACGAGGCCAACGCATGCCTGGTGCTGGACGCGGTGCAGCGCGCCGTCGACCACGGAGCCGCGGCGGTGATCGCGGCCCACGAGCGCACGGCAGCGGTCGATATGTCGATTTCTTTTGTGGACGCACCTGAGGCGTCCACAGTGGACTCTTCTGGCTCGCGCCTGCCCTGGCGTGCCCTGCTGGACGGACGGCTCTTCGGCGGCGCTGCGCTTGGCGCGGTCGCGCTGCTGGCCGGCGTCGCGCTGACCGCGACGTCCGGCTGGCTGATCGCCAAGGCGTCCCAGCAGCCGCCGATCCTGACACTGACGGTCGCGGTGGTCGGCGTCCGCGCGTTCGGCCTGGGCCGAGCCGGCCTCCGGTACGTGGAACGCCTGGTCACGCACGACGCCGCGTTCCGCATCGCGGGCCGCCTTCGGGTGAGGCTGTGGAAGTCCCTTGTTCGCCTAGGACCGGCGCGAAGCCTGCGAGCGGGCGAGGGCCAGCAGCGCTTGGTCGCCGACGTCGACACGGTGCGCGACCTGCTGCCCCGGGTGGTTTCGCCGCCACTGGTGGTCGCGCTGGTCGCGGCCGGAGCGATCGCCGTCGAGGCGTGGGTCCTCCCCGCGGCAGGCTGGACCCTCGCGGCGGCGGTCGCCCTGGGGTTGTGCGCCCCACTGGTCGCCCTGCGAGCCGAACGCCGAGCAACGTCAGCCTTGGCAACCGGCCGACGCGACGTCGCTACCCGGGTCTTGGTGCTCTTCGACGCGGCGGCCGAGCTGCTGGCATTCGGCCGTGCTCACGATCGTCGCCATGCCCTGGCCGAGGCGGACACCCGATTGGTGACCCAGGCCCGCCGCCAGGCATTCGGAGCCGGCGCGGCAGAAGCCTTGGTGACGCTAGCCTGCGGCACGGCGGCGATCGTGAGCATGGCATTCGCGTCTCAAGCGGTCGCGGTCGGCCGTCTCGACCCGGTGCTGGCGCCACTGTTGGCGCTGGTGCCGCTGGCGCTGGCGGAAGTGCTGGCGCTGCTGCCACCGGTGGCCCAGCACTGGGACACGCTGAAGCAGGCCCGCCACCGCCTGGCCGACACCCCAGCCACGGCCGGCCACATGGTGCCAACCAAGCCGCAGGTCGGGCTGGTGGCCGCGGGGTCGCACCAGACCGAACAGCGCCCGGCCGAGATCGATGCTGCTCGGCCCCGGACCGAAGTGGCGGTCGGCGGGTTGCACCAGGGCGCGTTCGGGGGTGGCGAGCGGCCGTCCGTTGAACTGTGTGGGGCTGACCTCGGCTGGCCGGATGGGCCCGTCGTGCTTCGTGGGGTTGATCTGGCTCTTGCTCCCGGGACCTATGCCGCCGTCGTCGGGCCCAGTGGGGCCGGCAAGTCGACGCTGGTTGCCGCGCTTCTCGGCTTTCTTTCGCCTTCGCGAGGCGTCGTCAACGTGCCCGATGGTGTCGCCTGGGCGCCGCAGGAGCCGATGTTGGCCGCCACCACCGTGGGCGAAAACCTTCGGCTGGCGCGGCCGACCGCCACCGAGGACGAACTGCGGGACGCCTTGCACCAGGCCGCGCTCGACGACGTCGGGCCGGAGACCGTGCTCGGCAGTGGTGGCAGTGGGCTTTCCGGTGGGCAGGCGCAGCGAGTGGCAGTGTCGCGGGCCTTGCTCGGGGCGTCTTCGGCGGGGCTCGTCCTGCTCGACGAGCCCACCGCGCACCTCGACGAGCCGACCGCGCGCGCCGTGCGGGAACAGCTGCGTGCGGTGCTCGCGGGGCGGACCGTGGTGCACGTGACCCACCGCGCCGACGAGGCCGAACACGCGGACGTGGTGCTCGAGGTCCGGGACGGCCGGGTCGTCACGCGAGTGCCGGTGGCGGGGTGA
- a CDS encoding S41 family peptidase, whose product MGTEARTAQVNEVIRRLDAHYVFPDVAAKLAEVLRRRLDEGAYADLDDIEFATVVTVDLQSVNGDKHVRLRHHVDPVPDAEGDDEAFDMEAYRLEAQLSGYGLAAARRLAGNVGYLDTTMFYPAEIVRDAVAGAMTLLSGTDALLLDVRRNRGGDPRTVAMLISYLVDEPTHYLSIYEREGNKTSEMWTWPYVPGTLFGAGKPVWVLTGPDTFSGGEDVSFSLQRLGRAKTVGTATRGGAHPRNQFKVDTHLDVTVSIARGFHPVTGDNWEGTGVRPDIPVDADKAFDTAYALALEHVLDLGDTGPRRAVAEEARAALDRM is encoded by the coding sequence ATGGGGACGGAAGCGCGTACTGCGCAGGTCAACGAGGTCATCCGCCGGCTGGACGCGCACTACGTCTTCCCGGACGTCGCGGCGAAGCTGGCGGAGGTGCTTCGCCGGCGTCTCGACGAAGGCGCGTACGCGGACCTCGACGACATCGAGTTCGCGACGGTCGTCACAGTGGATCTGCAGTCGGTGAACGGCGACAAGCACGTGCGGCTGCGCCACCACGTCGACCCGGTCCCGGACGCCGAAGGCGACGACGAGGCCTTCGACATGGAGGCGTACCGCCTCGAAGCCCAGCTCTCGGGTTACGGCCTCGCGGCCGCGAGGCGGCTCGCGGGCAACGTCGGTTACCTCGACACGACGATGTTCTACCCGGCGGAGATCGTGCGGGACGCGGTCGCGGGGGCGATGACGCTGCTCTCCGGCACCGACGCGCTGCTGCTCGACGTCCGCCGCAACCGCGGCGGCGACCCGCGCACGGTCGCGATGCTGATCAGCTACCTCGTCGACGAGCCGACGCACTACCTGAGCATCTACGAGCGCGAAGGCAACAAGACCAGCGAGATGTGGACCTGGCCGTACGTGCCGGGCACGCTGTTCGGCGCGGGCAAGCCGGTGTGGGTGCTGACCGGGCCGGACACGTTCTCCGGCGGCGAGGACGTCAGCTTCTCGCTGCAGCGGCTGGGCCGCGCGAAGACGGTCGGCACGGCGACCCGGGGCGGCGCGCACCCGCGCAACCAGTTCAAAGTGGACACCCACCTCGACGTGACGGTGTCGATCGCGCGCGGCTTCCACCCGGTGACCGGCGACAACTGGGAAGGCACCGGCGTCCGCCCGGACATCCCGGTCGACGCGGACAAGGCGTTCGACACGGCGTACGCGCTGGCGCTGGAGCACGTGCTCGACCTCGGCGACACCGGCCCGCGGCGGGCCGTCGCCGAGGAAGCGCGGGCGGCGCTCGACCGGATGTAG